A DNA window from Bacilli bacterium PM5-9 contains the following coding sequences:
- a CDS encoding DegV family protein with EDD domain (product_source=TIGR00762; cath_funfam=3.30.1180.10,3.40.50.10170; cog=COG1307; pfam=PF02645; superfamily=82549; tigrfam=TIGR00762), with amino-acid sequence MKIKLVFDSTIVLNAEEAKKYNVAITPFIINDNGKIYHDNVDIKPMDFYGLWEKNNRILTSQPNIGETTELFNEILKEYDHIIYFTIPEVLSGTYATGKMIAQEIGESKISVVDAGTGVGAFRVMAEVGNKMIEEGKSVEEIIEHLEKAKDNSLLFVLPANMDGLKAGGRVNNITASIFGMIKLKIGLYLAKSGYIEKYEISRTDSKMISRIISKVKQDIGSDDLIIYLIYTDDKSLLDTPTETIKKEFPNSQFEYMELSPTLGAHTGPKTISFHFCKKHW; translated from the coding sequence ATGAAAATAAAATTAGTTTTTGATAGTACAATTGTACTTAATGCAGAAGAAGCAAAGAAATATAATGTGGCAATTACTCCTTTTATTATTAATGATAATGGTAAAATTTACCATGATAATGTTGATATAAAACCAATGGATTTTTATGGTTTGTGGGAAAAGAATAATCGAATTTTAACATCGCAACCAAATATTGGTGAAACAACAGAATTATTTAATGAAATCTTAAAAGAATATGATCATATTATATATTTTACTATTCCAGAAGTATTGTCAGGAACATATGCTACTGGTAAGATGATTGCCCAGGAAATTGGTGAATCAAAAATAAGTGTTGTTGATGCTGGAACAGGTGTTGGAGCTTTTAGAGTAATGGCAGAAGTTGGAAATAAGATGATTGAAGAAGGAAAAAGCGTAGAAGAAATTATTGAACATCTTGAAAAAGCAAAAGATAATTCTCTATTATTTGTTTTACCAGCTAATATGGATGGATTAAAAGCAGGTGGTAGAGTTAATAATATTACAGCCTCTATCTTTGGAATGATTAAATTAAAAATAGGATTATATCTTGCGAAAAGTGGTTATATTGAAAAATATGAAATCTCAAGAACGGATTCTAAAATGATTTCTCGTATCATAAGTAAAGTTAAACAAGATATTGGTAGTGATGATTTAATTATTTATTTAATCTATACTGATGATAAATCACTATTAGATACACCAACTGAAACAATAAAAAAAGAGTTTCCAAATTCACAATTTGAATATATGGAATTATCACCTACTTTAGGTGCTCATACAGGACCAAAAACAATTTCGTTTCATTTTTGTAAAAAGCATTGGTAA